From Pan paniscus chromosome 9, NHGRI_mPanPan1-v2.0_pri, whole genome shotgun sequence, the proteins below share one genomic window:
- the LRRC55 gene encoding leucine-rich repeat-containing protein 55 has product MLRSPTFTDAGPRCSCLPVSQTLDSMDTVLMGSLQHCCCQLPKMGDTWAQLPWPGPPHPAMLLISLLLAAGLMHSDAGTSCPVLCTCRNQVVDCSSQRLFSVPPDLPMDTRNLSLAHNRITAVPPGYLTCYMELQVLDLHNNSLMELPRGLFLHAKRLAHLDLSYNNFSHVPADMFQEAHGLVHIDLSHNPWLRRVHPQAFQGLMQLRDLDLSYGGLAFLSLEALEGLPGLVTLQIGGNPWVCGCTMEPLLKWLRNRIQRCTADSQLAECRGPPEVEGAPLFSLTEESFKACHLTLTLDDYLFIAFVGFVVSIASVATNFLLGITANCCHRWSKASEEEEI; this is encoded by the exons ATGCTCAGAAGCCCCACCTTCACAGACGCTGGCCCCAGATGTAGCTGCCTTCCTGTATCACAGACTCTCGATTCCATGGACACAGTCCTCATGGGCTCCCTCCAGCACTGCTGTTGCCAGCTGCCTAAGATGGGTGACACTTGGGCCCAGCTTCCCTGGCCCGGGCCACCCCACCCAGCAATGCTGCTGATCTCCCTCCTCTTGGCAGCCGGGTTGATGCACTCGGATGCTGGCACCAGCTGCCCCGTCCTTTGCACATGCCGTAACCAGGTGGTGGATTGTAGCAGCCAGCGGCTATTCTCTGTGCCCCCAGACCTGCCAATGGACACCCGAAACCTCAGCCTGGCCCACAACCGCATCACAGCAGTGCCGCCTGGCTACCTCACATGCTACATGGAGCTCCAGGTGCTGGATTTGCACAACAACTCCTTAATGGAGCTGCCCCGGGGCCTCTTCCTCCATGCCAAGCGCTTGGCACACTTGGATCTGAGCTACAACAATTTCAGCCACGTGCCAGCCGACATGTTCCAGGAGGCCCATGGGCTGGTCCACATCGACCTGAGCCACAACCCCTGGCTGCGGAGGGTGCATCCCCAGGCCTTTCAGGGCCTCATGCAGCTCCGAGACCTGGACCTCAGTTATGGGGGCCTGGCCTTCCTCAGCCTGGAGGCTCTTGAGGGCCTACCGGGGCTGGTGACCCTGCAGATCGGTGGCAATCCCTGGGTGTGTGGCTGCACCATGGAACCCCTGCTGAAGTGGCTGCGAAACCGGATCCAGCGCTGTACAGCAG ATTCTCAGCTGGCTGAGTGCCGGGGCCCTCCTGAAGTCGAGGGCGCCCCGCTCTTCTCACTCACTGAGGAGAGCTTCAAGGCCTGCCacctgaccctgaccctggaTGATTACCTATTCATTGCGTTCGTGGGCTTCGTGGTCTCCATTGCTTCTGTGGCCACCAACTTCCTCCTGGGCATCACTGCCAACTGCTGCCACCGCTGGAGCAAGGCCAGTGAAGAGGAAGAGATCTGA